CGAGCTGTCCGGCGGCGAACAGCAGAAAGTCGGTATCGCACGCGCCATCGTCGGCAGCCCGAGCGTTTTGATCGCCGACGAGCCGACCGGTAACGTCGACCCCGAGATGTCGTTTGAACTACTGCAGATGCTCGACGAAATCAACAAGGCCGGCACCACGGTCATTCTGGTTACGCATCAGCGTGAATTTATCAGCAAAATGCCCCGGCGCGTGGTGGTGCTTGAAGACGGGAAAATTGCCTTCGATGAGGATTTGACATTAGCCGAGGCGTGTCAGAATCCCGATTTGCCGGAGGCTTGCGAAAATGAAATTCCGGATTTTGAGGAGGGTTCTTCCTCACCGCAGCAGGAACTTCCGATTGTCGCGGAGACCGCCGACGGGTTTGTCCCGCCTGAGGTTACAGACAGAGACAACTAAGCTCCGAAGTGTCGAGAGGGTGGAGAGAAAGAGATGAAGAACAAGAGTATCGGTTATCTGGTCAGACAGGGCGTCAAGAACATATTTTCCAACGGGCTGATGTCTTTTGCATCGGTCAGCGTGCTGTGTGCCTGCCTGCTGCTGGTGGGCGGCGCATTTTTAATGTATTTTAACATTCAAAAGGGTGTCGAATATGTCGGCAGCATGGGTGAGATCGTGCTGTTCGTCGAAGACGGTACCAGCGAATTGGAATGCAGCGGTATTAAAAGAACGCTTGAATCACTCCCAGAGCTGCATGATGTGCAGTTTATCTCGAGCAGCGAGGGACTGGAAGAATTAAAAACCGAAATCGCGGGCGGAGAAGAATTGTTCTCGATGCTCGATGGCGAGGATATCCTGCCGAACTCTTTTAAAGTCAAAGTCAAGGATCCCAATGATTATGACCGAATGGTTTTACAGCTGTCTCAGATTTACGGTATTTCCGACGTCGTGGCCAACGGTAAAATCGCCAATACGCTGACCAATATCAGTACCGCAATCGCCACGTTCGGCGTGGCCGTTGTGGTGGTATTGCTGGTGGTTTCGATCTTTATTTTGATTAATACGATCAAATTAGCCATGTTTACGCGGCGCAAAGAGATTTACATAATGAAGATGGTCGGCGCAACCAATTCGTTTGTACGGGTGCCGTTTTTTATAGAGGCTGTGATTCTGGGCGTTTTCAGCGCCTTGATCGCCTATCTTGCAGTGCGTTTCGGATATGTGGGATTGGAGGAATACCTGTCCGATCTGAGCATCAATCCGATTCCGTGGCCGAATGTCGCTGCGGCGGTTTTGCTGTCTTTTTTGGGCGCCGGATTTTTGGTCGGCATGCTGTCCAGTTCGGTCTCGATCAAGAAATATCTGAAGGTTTAGGAGGACGAGATGAAAAAGCCGGTTGCCGCACTTTTACTCTGCTTTTTGATGGTTCTGTCCTTATATATTCCGTCGCTGTCGGCATCTTCCGCCGTTTCGGACGCATTGTCGCTCGGGACGTCTTCTGAACCAGCTGCCGGTACGGCCGCTTCCTCCGAAGAATCGTCGACTGCCGCATCGGCCAACGAATCCTCCGCGGCGGCGAGTTCTGAAGAGACCTCATCTGTGCAAAGTGGATCATCCGATTCTTCTGAAATGGACGAAGAGGACGCGCAAACAGTCAGCGATCTGACCAATGCCTATGACGAACTGCAGAAAAAGGTTGAAGAACTGGAAGCCGAAAAAGAGAAACTCGCCTCGGAGCAAAAGGATGTCACCAAATATCTGAACGCGCTGGACGATCAAATCGACGCGACCAATGATCAGCTCAACCTGCTCAACGATGAGATCGATGAACTGAATGACAAGCTTGACACCTTAACGGCACGCATCTCCGAAGTCGAGGGCGACATCTCATCGACACTGGAGATTTTTAAACAGCGTTTACGTGCGATTTATATGTCGGGACATGCGACCGAACTTGAACTTCTGTTGTCCTCCGATAATTTTGTGGACTTTTTGACGCGCGCTGAGATTTTACGGCGTATCTCCGAATATGACCAAAAAATCGTCAATCAGCTTATCGCCGATAAGACGGAGTTGGAGACCCTTGTCGTTGAAGCGGAGGATGCCAAACAGACCAGTCAGGAAAAGAAAGTTACCGTGGCTTCGAAAAAGCAAGAACTGAACACCCAATACGACGAACAGGAAGAATATTTGGATAAATTGAAAGAGGATAAGGCTGCATACGAGGCCTACATCAAACAGTATCAGGCGGAAATGGAAGAGGCTCAGGCGGAGATCGACGCCATTCTTGCCAAATATGCAGATGACGGCGATTATGTGGGCGGCGATTTCGTATGGCCGCTTCCGGGCTTTACCAAGATCACTTCGCCGTATGGACCGAGACCCAGTATGGGGGATTTCCACACCGGTAGCGATATTGCCGGCAGAAATGCGGCGGGCGATTTATGCTATGGCTATCCGGTTGTGGCGGCCGCAAGCGGTACCGTTATCGCCGTGCGCAATCTCGGCAGTAAGAGTTACGGGCGCTATATCATCATCGACCACGGCGGCGGATGCAAGACGTTGTATGCGCATCTGAGCAAAGTGGAGGTCAGCGAGGGCGACGTTGTCACCGCCGGACAGGAAATCGGGAAAGCCGGTTCCACCGGAAATTCCACCGGAGCGCATTTGCACTTTGAACTCTGGCTTGACAACGAACGCGTAGATCCGATGGACCACCTGACGATTCCGAGCTATAACTAGTAATTTCGGGAGTGATAACTTGAACAAAAAGTACTCGTTCGGCACACTTTTATGCGCAATATTGCTGGTCGCGGCATTGACCTTTTCGGCCACGATGGCCTTTTCGACAATGGCTTACAATAAAAAAATCCTCAACCTCTACGAGCGCCAGTCCATGTATGAGAAGCTTGAGGAACTGGATCGAATTGCCCGCTATGACAGCATCTACGATATTGATGAAACCCTGCTTACGCAGGGGTTGATGGAGGGTTATCTGGCCGGAATCGGCGACAGCGAGGCCACTTACACGTCTGCCGCTGATGCCAAGACACTCTCACAGGGGTTGGGAATCGAAAGCGGGATCGGTGTTAAAACGGTTCGTACCGGTTCAAAATATCTGTATGTTTATGAGGTGTTGGAGGGGTCCGGCGCATCGGTCTCGGGGATTGCCGTGGGAGATACGATTATCAAGATCGATTCCAAAGACGTCACACAATTGACTGATACCGAGGCCTATGTGCTGCTGCACGCGGCTGAGGGCAATGAGGTTAAGATCGATTTTTATCGCGGCGGAGAGCAGTTCTCACTGACCCCCGTCTCACAGGCCTATTCGACCACACCGGTTACCTATCATATTCTCGATTATTCCATCGGTTATATGCGAATTACCGATTTTGACGCAAATACTTACAACCAGTTTATCAAGGCGATCAACAACATGAATTCAGAGCCGATTACAGGTTTGATCATCGACCTGCGCCATACCGCGGGCGGTGACATTGAAACGGCTGCGCAGATGCTTGACCGGTTGCTGCCCGAGGGCGACATCATGTCAAAGACCCTGCGGGACGGCACGGTTGAACTGGTCTATACTTCAGACCGGTTGGAATTTAATCTTCCCGTTGCCGTTTTGGTGGACAACGCCACAGCGGGTCCCGCAGAACTGTTTGCGGCGGCAATGGCAGACTACGGCAAGGCAAGCATCGTCGGGACGCGTACCGCCGGGCAGGGTACCATCAAACAGACTTTTACGCTCTCCGACGGTTCAAAGGTATTGCTATCGACGGCAATTATCAACCCGCCCAAGAGCGCGACTTTTAATGAGATCGGCGTTAAGCCGGATTATACGGTCGATCCGCTTGGAACGAGCGATTACGATTTTTACACGACCACGACCGAAAATGACACACAGTATAAAAAGGCGTATGATATTGTCTATTCACAAATTGATTTGACTGCTCTTAATACGACGCCGATTATTACCGATATCCCCGAGGGATATTAATGAAACCCCCCGCCGAAAGCGGGCGCTGCGAAATAAGCAAAAACGGGCGGGTGAACTTGTTCACCCGCCCGTTTTAATTGGTTGTGCACAGATTATAAAGAGCGCCGATCGTTAAGGTAAAATATAGATCTCAATGTCACGGCGGCCCCAGTAGTCGATTTCGACTTCAGAACCCAGGAAGAGATCCGCAACGGTGATATTTTTCAACACCGAGGGACCTGTGTCGGCTGCGATGGCAAATCCGTAGATATGCTTGCCGTCGACCGAACGGATATAGAGTCGGCTGCCGTAGGGGATGACTTTCGGGTTGACTGCAATATAGCCGATGGCCGGTTTGACGCCGGTTGAGGTTTTGTTGCCGTCGTTGGCACCGTAAGCCGTGGCCTCACCGACGATTAACTGGGTATATTCGGTCGGAATGCCGTTTTCGTCGAGGATGATATCGTCAAAGACCATTGACGATAACGGCGGGGCATCGCTGTTGCCGACAATCACTTTTGCGGTGACCGGTTTGAGCGTGACTTTTTCCTTGGTCTTGGTGTCGACCAGGACGCCGTTACTGTAGGTTTCGGTGACCGTGATGGTCTTTTCACCGTTGACGCCGGCACGTTCGACTTTTGTCTGCCCGTCTTTGAGAAGCGTAGTCTCGTAATACTTGGTCTCATAGGCGACCGGTTCGGTGGTGACGGTGACGACGATTTCGACACGTGTTAAAACAATGTGCATGTCCGGAGTGACCTCATCGGTGAGCGCATAGTTGACGGTGTCGTATTCGCCGACTGTGATATCGGCCTTTTTAAAGGCATCGGCCACCGTACCGCGTACCATTTCCACGGTGGTTTCGGTGCCGTCGGCTTCGATGGTGACATCGAAGGCGGAATGGATGACAATTTCCGTTATGCTGCCCGTGTCGTCGTACAGACACAGGACTTCGTCGTTATCTCCGACGGGGATAAAGTTTTGCGCCAAAATGGATTCGGCGCTGGTGCGCATGGTATAGACGGTTTTTTGTGCACCGTCTGTGTTGATGATAACCTGATTTGAGGTTTGCCCTGCAGCGAAGGCGATGAATCCGGCGGCGCAGAAGACGCCTGCCGCGCTGAGTGTTCGCTTAACCGCGTTGAACTTTTTCGCTGCGGCATTTCGTACGGCGTTTTTGAATTCCGACGCCGTTTGGTTGATTTGTCGCATCTGTTGTGCTCCTCCTTGTAGAGCGCATTTCGGGCCATACGTTGAAATGCGGGAAATTTGCCGAACCACACAGGGAGTGTTGACTGTGTGGGGCAGGAATATGCGGCCAAACGTTTGGTTTCAATTTGCTTGACTGCATCGCTCCGAGGGAATATAATGAAAACGTTAAATCCCTATTGACTGTTCAATACTGTGCACTGTATTGAATTGGTTCGGCAATCCGAAACTTACCGACCACAAGAGGGCATTTTAACACAAAAAGGTGATTGTTTCAACGGGATGTCGATTTCTTTAGACATTATGCACAAATAAACGCAATTATAATTGTGTAATATATACATATAAGTTTTTAAAAATGGTAAAAATCTAATTAAAAATGGGAGAGCGCTGTGTCAGAAAAAATTACCTTTCAAGTCACGGAATCAATGAAAGTGTCCGATATTGAACACAAAAAAGTAACAAAACCACTGATTGAACTCTTGCGGGACCGGGGGATTGCAATCGACGCGCCCTGCAACGGGTTGGGTCGCTGCGGAAAGTGCCGGATTAAAGCCGGCGGTGACCTGCTGCCGCCCAATGATGCCGAGAAAAAAGCAC
This Oscillospiraceae bacterium DNA region includes the following protein-coding sequences:
- the ftsX gene encoding permease-like cell division protein FtsX, producing the protein MKNKSIGYLVRQGVKNIFSNGLMSFASVSVLCACLLLVGGAFLMYFNIQKGVEYVGSMGEIVLFVEDGTSELECSGIKRTLESLPELHDVQFISSSEGLEELKTEIAGGEELFSMLDGEDILPNSFKVKVKDPNDYDRMVLQLSQIYGISDVVANGKIANTLTNISTAIATFGVAVVVVLLVVSIFILINTIKLAMFTRRKEIYIMKMVGATNSFVRVPFFIEAVILGVFSALIAYLAVRFGYVGLEEYLSDLSINPIPWPNVAAAVLLSFLGAGFLVGMLSSSVSIKKYLKV
- a CDS encoding peptidoglycan DD-metalloendopeptidase family protein, coding for MKKPVAALLLCFLMVLSLYIPSLSASSAVSDALSLGTSSEPAAGTAASSEESSTAASANESSAAASSEETSSVQSGSSDSSEMDEEDAQTVSDLTNAYDELQKKVEELEAEKEKLASEQKDVTKYLNALDDQIDATNDQLNLLNDEIDELNDKLDTLTARISEVEGDISSTLEIFKQRLRAIYMSGHATELELLLSSDNFVDFLTRAEILRRISEYDQKIVNQLIADKTELETLVVEAEDAKQTSQEKKVTVASKKQELNTQYDEQEEYLDKLKEDKAAYEAYIKQYQAEMEEAQAEIDAILAKYADDGDYVGGDFVWPLPGFTKITSPYGPRPSMGDFHTGSDIAGRNAAGDLCYGYPVVAAASGTVIAVRNLGSKSYGRYIIIDHGGGCKTLYAHLSKVEVSEGDVVTAGQEIGKAGSTGNSTGAHLHFELWLDNERVDPMDHLTIPSYN
- a CDS encoding S41 family peptidase codes for the protein MNKKYSFGTLLCAILLVAALTFSATMAFSTMAYNKKILNLYERQSMYEKLEELDRIARYDSIYDIDETLLTQGLMEGYLAGIGDSEATYTSAADAKTLSQGLGIESGIGVKTVRTGSKYLYVYEVLEGSGASVSGIAVGDTIIKIDSKDVTQLTDTEAYVLLHAAEGNEVKIDFYRGGEQFSLTPVSQAYSTTPVTYHILDYSIGYMRITDFDANTYNQFIKAINNMNSEPITGLIIDLRHTAGGDIETAAQMLDRLLPEGDIMSKTLRDGTVELVYTSDRLEFNLPVAVLVDNATAGPAELFAAAMADYGKASIVGTRTAGQGTIKQTFTLSDGSKVLLSTAIINPPKSATFNEIGVKPDYTVDPLGTSDYDFYTTTTENDTQYKKAYDIVYSQIDLTALNTTPIITDIPEGY
- a CDS encoding ubiquitin-like domain-containing protein, with amino-acid sequence MRQINQTASEFKNAVRNAAAKKFNAVKRTLSAAGVFCAAGFIAFAAGQTSNQVIINTDGAQKTVYTMRTSAESILAQNFIPVGDNDEVLCLYDDTGSITEIVIHSAFDVTIEADGTETTVEMVRGTVADAFKKADITVGEYDTVNYALTDEVTPDMHIVLTRVEIVVTVTTEPVAYETKYYETTLLKDGQTKVERAGVNGEKTITVTETYSNGVLVDTKTKEKVTLKPVTAKVIVGNSDAPPLSSMVFDDIILDENGIPTEYTQLIVGEATAYGANDGNKTSTGVKPAIGYIAVNPKVIPYGSRLYIRSVDGKHIYGFAIAADTGPSVLKNITVADLFLGSEVEIDYWGRRDIEIYILP